A genomic segment from Chitinophaga flava encodes:
- a CDS encoding DEAD/DEAH box helicase yields MLFEQLGLIEPILKAIKKEGYTQPTPIQVKSIPIVLEGKDLLGCAQTGTGKTAAFAIPILQQLYNTRSGVEGGYKHIRSLILTPTRELALQIDESFEAYGKFTGLKHDVIFGGVPQHRQTIALRNGTDILIATPGRLLDLMNQGYIYLDHLEIFVLDEADRMLDMGFINDIKKVIRELPQQRQTLFFSATMPPNISKLANSLLYNPEMVAITPVSTTAERVEQSVYFVKKKDKPLLLDHILKDKTIRRTIVFTQTKHGADRIAKNLRKSNINADALHGDKSQSSRQNTLTNFKSGKLRVLVATDIAARGIDVDSLEHVINYDLPNVSETYVHRIGRTGRAGAAGYALSFCALEERPFLNSINKLTKQKIPAVSHPFEESALIEANNADPDTPKAPPRKPKPKNRNRYGRNGKADKRDQKIDF; encoded by the coding sequence ATGCTATTTGAGCAATTAGGGCTGATTGAGCCCATTTTAAAAGCGATAAAAAAAGAAGGTTATACCCAGCCTACCCCCATACAAGTAAAATCCATTCCTATTGTTTTAGAAGGGAAAGACCTACTGGGATGTGCACAGACAGGCACAGGTAAAACAGCTGCATTTGCCATCCCCATTCTGCAACAGCTTTACAATACCAGGTCTGGTGTTGAAGGCGGTTATAAACATATCCGCTCACTGATCCTTACGCCTACACGTGAACTGGCTTTACAGATTGATGAAAGTTTTGAAGCGTATGGAAAATTCACCGGTCTTAAACATGATGTTATCTTCGGTGGCGTACCACAACACCGGCAAACGATCGCACTGCGCAACGGAACGGATATCCTCATTGCCACACCAGGCCGTCTGCTCGACCTGATGAACCAGGGTTATATTTACCTGGACCATCTGGAGATATTTGTGCTGGATGAAGCAGACCGTATGCTGGACATGGGTTTCATCAACGATATCAAAAAAGTGATCCGTGAACTGCCGCAGCAACGGCAAACACTGTTCTTTTCGGCGACTATGCCGCCGAACATATCCAAGCTGGCCAATTCCCTGTTGTACAACCCGGAAATGGTGGCTATTACGCCAGTGTCTACTACTGCGGAAAGAGTGGAGCAGTCGGTATATTTTGTGAAGAAGAAAGATAAGCCGCTGTTGCTGGATCATATCCTGAAAGACAAAACCATCCGCCGTACCATCGTGTTTACACAAACCAAACACGGCGCCGACAGGATTGCTAAGAACCTCCGGAAAAGTAATATCAACGCGGATGCGCTGCATGGCGACAAGTCACAGTCTTCCCGTCAGAATACGCTAACAAACTTTAAAAGCGGCAAGCTTCGTGTACTGGTGGCCACAGATATTGCTGCCAGAGGCATTGACGTAGATTCGCTGGAACATGTGATCAACTACGATCTGCCCAATGTATCAGAAACCTATGTGCATCGTATAGGCCGTACCGGTAGAGCCGGCGCTGCCGGTTACGCGCTCTCTTTCTGTGCGCTGGAAGAAAGGCCGTTTCTCAACAGCATCAATAAACTCACCAAACAAAAGATTCCTGCAGTGAGTCATCCGTTTGAAGAGTCTGCGCTGATTGAAGCCAACAATGCAGATCCGGATACACCAAAGGCACCACCCAGAAAGCCAAAGCCTAAGAACCGCAACCGCTACGGGCGCAACGGCAAAGCGGACAAACGCGACCAGAAGATTGATTTTTAA
- a CDS encoding RagB/SusD family nutrient uptake outer membrane protein — protein sequence MKRTNLYILLLATGLLASCQKELLKPVPTTDISAFSAFENAERIANQVNGMYSVLKNGKFLGGKLAVANEVRAGDFVVEGSNSVTLYLTWSMIPNGTAQEVIETWEQGYLTINNANVFIDGMNAVGTKVVGDELSKKYIGEAKFVRALSYFTLLQIYARPYWDGAGSKPGLVLHTQGHTKKEDYNKARASVAEVYAQILKDLDDAEGALPAATAGNKASITHATSTAAVALKTRVYLHMANYAKVITEANKLVSAAAPFVSPTKHALAPDITKVFASNYQSTESVFSLPFTSVVGDYPGTQTQLGFYYSTEYSIDAKSGVFADATWKAGDARRSFIRTVGAKSYWNKFSTPSPYTDWIPVIRYAEVLLNLAEAKVRSTNTVDAQAVALLSAVRGRSDAGTTYTTADFADANALLTAIQNEKHIEFIGEGMRGNEITRLGQTIPGKSNPAVTIDPVPSNSSKYIWPVSANELLYNKLCVDNQ from the coding sequence ATGAAAAGAACCAATTTATATATCCTTTTATTGGCGACAGGGTTATTGGCCAGTTGCCAGAAAGAGCTGCTGAAACCTGTTCCTACAACCGATATCTCCGCGTTTTCTGCATTCGAAAATGCGGAACGTATAGCCAACCAGGTGAATGGTATGTACAGCGTGTTGAAGAACGGGAAATTTCTGGGTGGAAAACTGGCAGTTGCCAATGAAGTAAGGGCCGGCGATTTTGTAGTGGAAGGTAGTAACAGTGTGACTTTATATCTCACCTGGAGCATGATTCCCAACGGTACAGCCCAAGAGGTAATCGAAACCTGGGAGCAGGGATATCTTACCATCAACAATGCGAACGTATTTATTGATGGAATGAATGCGGTAGGAACCAAGGTGGTAGGTGATGAGCTGTCTAAAAAATATATCGGAGAAGCGAAATTTGTGCGTGCACTGAGCTACTTTACCTTGTTGCAGATTTATGCCCGTCCATACTGGGATGGCGCTGGCAGCAAACCGGGGCTGGTGTTGCATACGCAGGGACATACTAAAAAAGAAGACTATAATAAAGCGAGGGCCAGTGTGGCAGAAGTATATGCACAGATCCTGAAAGATCTGGATGATGCAGAAGGCGCTTTACCGGCAGCTACAGCCGGCAACAAAGCCAGCATAACGCATGCAACTTCCACAGCCGCTGTTGCTTTAAAGACAAGGGTATATCTGCACATGGCTAACTATGCCAAGGTAATCACAGAGGCCAATAAACTGGTATCTGCTGCAGCTCCTTTTGTTTCGCCCACCAAACATGCACTGGCACCTGATATCACGAAAGTATTTGCTTCCAACTATCAGTCAACAGAATCCGTCTTTTCACTGCCTTTCACCAGTGTGGTAGGAGACTACCCGGGTACTCAAACGCAGCTGGGCTTCTATTACAGTACAGAGTATTCCATCGATGCCAAGTCTGGTGTTTTTGCGGATGCCACCTGGAAAGCAGGCGATGCACGCAGGAGCTTTATCCGGACTGTGGGCGCAAAATCATACTGGAATAAGTTTTCTACTCCAAGTCCTTATACAGACTGGATTCCGGTGATCCGTTATGCAGAAGTATTGTTGAATCTTGCAGAAGCGAAAGTACGCAGTACCAACACGGTGGACGCACAGGCAGTTGCATTGCTGAGTGCAGTAAGAGGGAGATCAGATGCCGGCACTACTTATACTACTGCTGACTTTGCAGATGCCAATGCTTTGCTCACTGCTATCCAGAACGAAAAACATATTGAATTTATCGGTGAAGGTATGAGAGGAAATGAGATTACCCGTCTGGGGCAGACCATACCGGGGAAATCCAATCCGGCAGTGACAATTGATCCGGTGCCGAGTAATTCATCAAAATACATCTGGCCTGTCTCCGCGAATGAACTGCTTTATAACAAGCTATGCGTAGATAACCAGTAA
- a CDS encoding SRPBCC domain-containing protein, which produces MTTPNSAVGNTSSQGWETGVRRTFSLTPAQAWTILFSQPVLGAWLDNKALLTFQPGDTYTTTAGITITVTSVTEVKVIRMKWQHKGQTNTSTLQIRVIPAKEKTTISFHHEWLANSQEREEMKIYWSHVLDEIKKITDSQTH; this is translated from the coding sequence ATGACAACACCCAACAGCGCAGTCGGCAACACCTCTTCACAAGGCTGGGAAACAGGCGTCAGACGTACCTTTTCCTTAACACCGGCGCAAGCCTGGACGATCCTCTTCAGCCAACCCGTCCTCGGCGCCTGGCTGGATAATAAAGCCCTGCTTACCTTTCAGCCGGGAGATACCTACACCACTACAGCCGGTATAACCATTACCGTTACCAGCGTCACTGAAGTGAAAGTGATCAGAATGAAATGGCAACATAAAGGACAAACCAATACCTCTACCCTTCAGATAAGGGTGATCCCCGCAAAAGAAAAAACCACCATCAGCTTTCACCACGAATGGCTGGCCAACAGCCAGGAGCGGGAAGAAATGAAAATATACTGGAGTCATGTACTGGATGAAATAAAAAAGATAACAGACAGTCAAACACATTGA
- a CDS encoding SusC/RagA family TonB-linked outer membrane protein has product MRKLLLVVASMLLIAASLLAQNQRTVTGRVTDESGNPLPGVTVSLPGGKAGTISDANGGFSISVPQDAKALRVSFVGYESRTMAIAGNSVGVIKLKADTKAISEVIIVGYGTQRKKDVTGSIASVKGTAVAELPVQSFEAGLGGRAAGVQITVPNGVVNNPPVFRIRGANSIAGSYPLIVIDGVPTFTGDAGSTSAPLNPLSSINPADIESIDVLKDASATAIYGSRAANGVVLVTTKKGKAGKVRISYDGWVGATAPTRLPKLLNARQYVAIKNEAEKNNPTSKERYALNVDAKGDTIDTDWRDVVYRSRAISQSHTVSASGGNENTTYYFSAGYTKQEGILKRNDFIRKNLLFNIDQRLGKVVSLGTKLSFSNEQSLISGASGSIEGESFASGGLARLAFVTSPIVTPYNKDGSYNISGQYIGNYDSSSRTGLYNPQVLLDLDHSNTENNHVQGNVYLQAKPFEWLTLRTQYGIDYMFLNNDIYQNNIHGDAWTLNGRAYGIFAQSKRWVWTNTAQLEHSFGKHNVSLLLGSEQQRDNRQRYGITRSGQTDKYFTNVQGGWSLNDPSGMLRRENYLLSAFSRANYTYADKYFLSANLRQDQYSAFGPDKKKGVFYGFAAGWEIAKENFWTDGALGRVFNSFKIRGSYGKVGNSAGIADFDALALYTPSLYGGDGSLYYSQTGNPQLGWEVSKKTDLGISFGLFNGRLTGEAAYYYNNIDGLILFLTQPPSAGVPTTIPTNIGRMYNRGFEFSVNAVAINKKDFQWNSSFNISFNKNEVTDLAGSAVIPFTTSSLEQTSANAVGYPVSMIFLVREGGVDPATGRRIFINKAGENVYYDASSKKYNYADGKTAPSVSVNDAVPYKNTNPKILGGFENTFRYKAFELNVLLTYQAGFYVYYGSRAGLLDQRFWNNSTEVLDRWQKPGDVTNIPKLVFGDNVSNGSSFANSSNVFKGDFIKLRNVGLTYNLPERIAAKARMSAARIYVRAQNLAIITKYPGPDPEVSSNGNNVSGQGIDRNTLANGRTVTVGVNVNF; this is encoded by the coding sequence ATGAGGAAATTATTACTCGTGGTGGCCAGTATGCTATTAATAGCAGCTTCGTTGCTGGCACAAAATCAACGTACTGTTACGGGCAGGGTTACCGATGAGTCGGGGAATCCGTTACCCGGTGTAACAGTGAGTCTGCCAGGAGGTAAAGCCGGAACTATTTCAGATGCCAATGGCGGCTTTTCTATTTCTGTACCTCAGGATGCGAAGGCGCTGAGAGTTTCATTTGTTGGATATGAGTCCCGGACAATGGCCATTGCCGGTAACAGTGTTGGTGTTATTAAGTTAAAAGCTGATACCAAAGCCATTTCGGAAGTGATTATAGTGGGTTATGGTACACAACGTAAAAAAGATGTAACAGGTAGTATAGCCAGCGTTAAAGGTACAGCTGTAGCGGAGTTGCCGGTGCAGAGCTTTGAAGCTGGTCTGGGCGGTCGTGCTGCAGGTGTGCAGATCACTGTTCCGAATGGGGTGGTGAACAACCCCCCGGTATTCCGTATCCGCGGTGCCAACTCTATTGCCGGTAGTTATCCGTTGATTGTTATTGACGGTGTTCCTACTTTTACCGGTGATGCAGGATCCACCAGCGCTCCGCTGAACCCCCTGTCCAGTATCAATCCTGCTGATATTGAGTCTATAGATGTATTGAAAGATGCTTCTGCTACTGCTATTTATGGTAGCCGTGCAGCTAACGGTGTGGTACTGGTTACCACTAAAAAAGGTAAAGCTGGTAAGGTAAGGATATCCTATGATGGATGGGTAGGTGCTACTGCTCCCACCAGACTGCCCAAGCTGCTGAATGCACGCCAGTATGTAGCGATTAAAAATGAGGCAGAAAAAAACAACCCAACCAGTAAAGAGCGTTATGCATTGAATGTGGATGCTAAGGGAGATACTATTGATACAGACTGGCGTGATGTAGTATATCGCAGTCGTGCTATCTCCCAAAGCCATACTGTTTCTGCTTCCGGTGGAAACGAAAATACTACTTACTATTTCTCTGCCGGTTACACCAAACAGGAAGGTATCCTGAAAAGGAATGACTTCATCCGTAAAAACCTGCTCTTCAACATTGACCAGCGTTTGGGCAAAGTGGTATCACTGGGTACCAAACTGTCTTTCTCCAATGAACAAAGTCTGATCTCTGGCGCTTCCGGTTCAATAGAAGGAGAATCGTTTGCTTCCGGTGGTCTTGCCAGGCTGGCATTTGTGACTTCTCCGATTGTAACACCTTATAACAAAGACGGCAGTTACAATATCTCAGGTCAGTATATCGGTAACTATGACAGTTCTTCCCGTACCGGTTTGTACAACCCGCAGGTGTTGCTGGATCTGGATCATTCCAATACAGAGAACAACCACGTACAGGGTAACGTATACCTGCAGGCCAAACCATTTGAATGGTTAACCCTGCGTACACAGTACGGTATCGACTATATGTTCCTCAATAATGATATCTACCAGAACAATATCCATGGTGATGCGTGGACGCTTAACGGTAGAGCATACGGTATCTTTGCGCAAAGCAAAAGATGGGTATGGACCAATACCGCACAGTTGGAACACAGTTTTGGTAAACATAATGTAAGCCTGTTGCTGGGTAGTGAACAGCAGCGTGACAACCGTCAGCGTTATGGCATCACGCGTTCAGGACAAACAGATAAATACTTTACCAACGTACAGGGTGGCTGGAGCCTTAATGATCCTTCCGGCATGTTACGTCGTGAGAACTATCTGCTGTCTGCCTTCAGCCGTGCTAACTATACCTATGCGGATAAATATTTCTTAAGTGCTAATCTCAGGCAGGACCAATATTCAGCTTTTGGTCCTGACAAAAAGAAAGGTGTATTCTATGGTTTTGCTGCCGGATGGGAAATTGCAAAAGAAAATTTCTGGACTGACGGTGCATTGGGCAGGGTTTTCAACAGCTTTAAAATCAGAGGTAGCTATGGTAAGGTGGGTAACTCTGCCGGTATAGCTGATTTTGATGCGCTGGCCTTGTACACTCCATCTCTGTATGGCGGTGATGGTTCCCTTTATTACAGCCAGACCGGAAATCCGCAACTGGGATGGGAAGTAAGTAAGAAAACAGACCTTGGTATCTCTTTTGGCTTGTTTAACGGTAGGCTCACCGGTGAAGCTGCTTACTACTATAACAATATTGATGGTTTGATTTTGTTCCTGACACAGCCGCCTTCCGCAGGTGTTCCGACCACTATTCCGACCAATATTGGCCGCATGTATAACAGAGGTTTTGAGTTTTCCGTGAATGCAGTTGCTATCAATAAAAAAGATTTCCAGTGGAATAGTTCCTTCAATATTTCCTTCAACAAAAATGAAGTGACTGACCTGGCCGGATCAGCTGTTATTCCTTTCACCACCAGTAGTCTTGAACAAACCAGTGCCAATGCCGTAGGATATCCGGTATCCATGATTTTCCTGGTAAGAGAAGGTGGTGTAGACCCTGCTACCGGCAGAAGGATATTTATCAATAAAGCCGGCGAAAACGTGTACTACGATGCGAGTTCCAAAAAATACAACTATGCTGATGGTAAAACAGCGCCCAGTGTAAGCGTAAATGATGCGGTACCTTACAAAAATACCAACCCTAAAATCCTGGGTGGTTTTGAAAATACGTTCCGTTACAAAGCATTTGAACTGAACGTACTGTTGACCTACCAGGCTGGCTTCTACGTGTACTACGGCAGCCGTGCCGGTTTGCTGGACCAGCGTTTCTGGAACAACAGCACCGAAGTACTTGACAGATGGCAGAAACCTGGTGATGTTACCAATATTCCGAAACTGGTATTTGGCGACAACGTTTCCAACGGTTCCAGCTTTGCAAATTCATCTAACGTGTTCAAAGGAGATTTTATCAAACTCCGTAATGTTGGTCTTACTTATAATCTCCCTGAAAGAATTGCGGCAAAAGCACGTATGTCTGCGGCGCGCATATATGTAAGGGCTCAGAATCTGGCCATTATCACCAAATATCCTGGGCCTGATCCGGAAGTGTCTTCCAACGGTAACAATGTTTCCGGTCAGGGTATAGATCGTAACACACTGGCTAATGGCCGCACAGTTACGGTAGGAGTTAATGTTAATTTCTAA
- a CDS encoding DUF2252 domain-containing protein translates to MAVEKDTPGKQIRATVPRTSQGDFILSPQRPSVLEAIRTSNEGRVKKLIPIRHGRMSESPFAFYRGMAGLMAFDLSGLPHTQLTVQAIGDCHLSNFGGFATPERTLIFDANDFDETLPATWEWDVKRLATSFVLAARHNQLKEADARDMAVKVSTSYRHSMYEYSRMNTLDLWYMKFEMHALMNSTTSDEVRNMLRDAIAKAEKATPQQVFYKITENVLGTFEITDQHPLIYHPLNLEKEKASIQNFLKEYSHTLQEDRRYLFSKYHVEDVALKVVGVGSVGTRCLVALMMNDKNEPLFLQVKEANASVLENFTAKSKYKHAGERVVQGQRLVQAASDIFLGWSTSDDGRHFYLRQLRDRKIAPDVNHFDKEVLMAYAGLCGRMLARAHAKTGPSEQISAYMGKSELMDTAIGKFAVAYADQTEKDFAEFTKAIKKGQLPVEIA, encoded by the coding sequence ATGGCTGTTGAAAAAGATACACCCGGCAAACAAATCAGGGCCACCGTTCCCCGCACCTCACAAGGTGATTTTATCCTCTCCCCCCAACGCCCCAGTGTACTGGAGGCTATCCGGACATCCAATGAAGGACGGGTAAAAAAGCTGATACCCATCCGCCACGGCAGGATGAGCGAATCACCCTTTGCTTTTTACCGCGGTATGGCCGGCCTCATGGCCTTCGACCTCTCCGGACTACCACATACCCAGCTGACCGTACAGGCCATCGGCGACTGCCATCTGAGCAATTTCGGCGGCTTCGCCACTCCTGAACGAACACTCATCTTCGACGCCAATGACTTCGATGAAACCCTCCCGGCCACCTGGGAATGGGATGTCAAAAGACTGGCTACCAGCTTTGTGCTCGCAGCCCGTCACAACCAACTCAAGGAAGCAGATGCCCGTGATATGGCCGTCAAAGTAAGCACCTCCTACCGTCATAGCATGTACGAATACTCCCGGATGAACACCCTTGACCTCTGGTATATGAAATTCGAAATGCATGCCCTGATGAACAGTACCACCAGCGATGAGGTAAGAAATATGCTAAGGGATGCTATCGCCAAAGCAGAGAAAGCCACCCCTCAGCAAGTTTTCTACAAAATCACCGAAAACGTGTTGGGCACCTTTGAAATCACCGACCAGCACCCACTGATCTATCATCCGCTGAACCTGGAAAAAGAGAAAGCCAGTATCCAGAACTTCCTCAAGGAATATAGCCATACCCTTCAGGAAGATCGTCGTTATCTCTTCAGCAAATATCATGTGGAAGATGTTGCCCTGAAGGTAGTAGGCGTAGGCAGCGTAGGTACCCGTTGCCTGGTAGCACTGATGATGAATGATAAAAACGAACCGCTGTTTCTGCAGGTAAAGGAAGCCAATGCCAGCGTATTGGAAAACTTCACCGCCAAAAGCAAATACAAACATGCAGGTGAACGCGTAGTACAGGGACAACGCCTGGTACAGGCAGCCAGTGATATCTTCCTGGGATGGAGCACCAGCGACGATGGCCGCCATTTTTACCTGCGGCAGCTGAGAGACCGTAAAATAGCCCCCGATGTGAATCATTTTGATAAAGAAGTACTGATGGCTTATGCAGGCCTCTGTGGTCGCATGCTGGCACGTGCCCATGCCAAAACCGGCCCCTCAGAACAAATCAGTGCGTATATGGGTAAGAGTGAGTTAATGGATACCGCCATCGGCAAATTTGCGGTGGCCTACGCCGATCAAACTGAAAAAGACTTCGCGGAATTTACCAAAGCCATTAAAAAAGGACAGCTGCCTGTGGAAATAGCTTAA
- a CDS encoding c-type cytochrome produces MKMKKTFMVAAALTAAVTLCSLALPQENEKPKNLKILPKDISHDELISTMRSFNTALGVKCNFCHAQQKDDPKKLDFASDDNQHKDVAREMMKMTKRINKKFFKNSDVMTVSCYTCHHGNEEPKSKPDAAAAPAAAPAPGK; encoded by the coding sequence ATGAAAATGAAAAAAACATTCATGGTAGCAGCAGCACTTACAGCAGCAGTTACCTTGTGTTCTCTGGCATTGCCTCAGGAGAACGAAAAGCCTAAAAACCTCAAAATATTACCGAAAGATATCAGCCATGATGAGCTGATTTCCACCATGCGCTCGTTTAATACCGCTTTGGGTGTGAAATGTAATTTCTGTCATGCACAGCAGAAAGATGACCCTAAGAAACTGGATTTTGCGAGTGATGACAACCAGCATAAGGATGTGGCCCGTGAAATGATGAAAATGACCAAACGCATCAACAAAAAATTCTTTAAGAACAGTGACGTCATGACGGTATCCTGCTATACCTGTCACCATGGTAACGAAGAGCCTAAAAGCAAACCTGACGCAGCAGCAGCGCCTGCAGCAGCACCGGCGCCTGGCAAATAA
- a CDS encoding methylated-DNA--[protein]-cysteine S-methyltransferase: protein MNNYDKIATAITYINDHFREQPELKDMAAAVHMSPFHFQRVFSEWAGVTPKKFLQYLTLHHAKHILKQEKTTVFDAAFETGLSGTGRLHDLFINIESMTPGEYKNGGKSLHINYSFAESPFGNILIASTEKGVCHMAFADNRETALQELIASFPNAQFTQMVDLIQQNTLYIFTKEQHRLSEIKLHLKGTAFQLKVWEALLKIPMGDLTTYQQLAAAVDSPRASRAVGTAVGQNPVAFLIPCHRVIRATGEFGQYHWGNIRKQAMIGWEAAKTDTK, encoded by the coding sequence ATGAACAACTACGATAAGATTGCCACGGCAATTACATACATCAACGATCATTTCAGGGAACAGCCGGAACTGAAGGATATGGCGGCCGCTGTACATATGAGCCCGTTTCATTTCCAGCGGGTATTTAGTGAATGGGCAGGAGTAACACCTAAAAAGTTCCTGCAATACCTTACGCTCCATCACGCCAAACATATCCTGAAACAGGAAAAAACAACCGTGTTTGATGCCGCATTTGAAACCGGATTATCAGGCACAGGCCGGCTGCACGACCTTTTCATCAACATAGAAAGCATGACACCAGGGGAATATAAAAACGGAGGCAAATCCCTGCATATCAACTACAGCTTTGCAGAAAGTCCTTTCGGTAATATCCTGATCGCTTCCACCGAAAAAGGTGTCTGCCACATGGCGTTTGCCGACAATCGTGAAACGGCTTTACAGGAGCTGATAGCCAGCTTCCCCAACGCGCAGTTCACTCAAATGGTAGATCTCATCCAGCAAAACACGCTGTATATTTTCACCAAAGAACAACATCGTCTTTCTGAAATCAAACTACACCTGAAAGGCACCGCTTTCCAGTTGAAAGTATGGGAAGCCCTGCTGAAAATACCGATGGGAGATCTCACCACCTATCAGCAACTGGCGGCAGCAGTAGACAGTCCGCGTGCTTCCAGGGCCGTAGGTACCGCTGTAGGACAAAATCCCGTAGCCTTCCTCATACCCTGTCATCGTGTGATCAGAGCTACCGGCGAATTTGGTCAGTATCACTGGGGAAATATACGTAAACAGGCAATGATCGGATGGGAAGCTGCCAAAACGGACACAAAATAA